Genomic DNA from Mus musculus strain C57BL/6J chromosome 11, GRCm38.p6 C57BL/6J:
aTCAGGAAGGACCAAGATTTAACATACAGAGACCTTTCTTTACCAAAAATACCTTCATGTTTgcatcctttaaaatattttttctacctactaattcctttttttttaataacatgaAGCACAGTAACAAATTTACAGACATATTTGGAGATTCACTATTGAATCCAGTGATGTTAGGATGGACACAGAGCATCTGTTTTTTTTAGAACCTTTATAGATTTGAAGGTTACACCTCTGATAGCTTTAAATTTTATAAGGTTATGGTTGCAAACATTCAGCATCTATGAACAAAGAGGATCACACACAGCAGGTGTATCTGCCTTTACCTGTACCTAAAACCTGAAATCCTCCCTGTCTATACTTGGGAATGACAAGCTGTTTAAAAACCTGTACCCATAATCCGGGATGGCTGGAACTTTGTTGGGCTCAGAGCTCAACGAAGTAAGCGCTCAATAAATACCTAAGGATTTGTTCCTCCGGTGGTGAGCTCCTCCATCCACCACTGCCTCAGTAGGAAGAGTGCTCCAGTCTGGCTTTCACAGGCGGCTGTAACCTGGGACTGGATGTCCCAGGGCGATCAGCACCCACGTCGCGCTCACCTTCTCTGGGCGCATGTCCCTTTAAGGGCGGCGGGGCTGCGCGCCGGCCTCGCTCTGGGCCGGAGCCTGCGCGTCCGTGTCCGCGGTGGAGGCTGCGTCTGCCGCGGGCCCCGGGCGAGGAGCGGGGCGATGCATAGGCTGCGcggctgctgtgcgcgtccccgCGGTGCCCCGCTACGGGCCGAGCGGAGCCGGGCGAGCAGCCGCGCCCTGCGGGTGCTGGTGGACATGGACGGCGTGCTGGCGGACTTTGAGGGCGGCTTCCTCCGGAAGTTCCGCGCGCGTTTCCCCGACCTGCCCTTCGTGGCGCTGGAGGACCGGCGCGGCTTCTGGGTGTCGGAGCAGTACGGACGGCTACAGCCTGGGCTAAGCGTGAGCACCAGCCGGCCCCGCAGCCGTGCCCCgcggggaggggaaactgaggccgcAGCTGTCCAGCCCCAAGCCAGCTCGACTCCTCCAATGACCTTTGGCGGGTTCTTTGGTACCACACGGATCCTGGGAGGACTAGGGCTACAGGGCTAGAGGGACCAACCATTCAGCTGTTGCTGGGTTTCCAGCTATCTCCTTAATCCCCCTTCCCAGCTGgactcccttttcccctctcttcctctctcctgccgCTGCCCTTCAGTATCCACTTCTTCTAAAtattggagattgaacccagacctCTGTAGACTAGACAGGCTCCCAACCACTGACCTACATCTCCCATCCTCTTACTTTGTACTTTGTCCTTCATTCTCACTAGCTTccctaggctgcccttgaactaattcactgtgtagcctagggaGGCCTAAATTTTTGATCCTCCTGTTTTATAGTCTCTCAAGAAGCTGAGACTGCAAGCCATGCTGGGCTTGAATTTTAAATTCTTGGTGTGTTTGGCCTCAGATAATTggttacattaaaaacaaacaaaaacaaaaaacaaaaccgagCATTCTCAGTCTCTTACCCAGACATGGCTATCCCTCCCAATGAAATTGACAGGAGTGTCTTTGCCATCCTCTTTTACCCCATGGAAGCATAACTTTGAGTGATACTGTATGCTAGAGAATGTGACTTGCAGAGTGTCACATGGGGAGTCGGACTGGGAAGAGTGAAACTTCCCTCTTGACCAGTGTAAGGTTTTTGGTAAGACCTTGGGCACCACTCCCCCAACCTTCCCATCCCTCATGGCTAGACAGAGATCCAGGCTTTTTGGTAAAGTGTAATTTGGAGACTTAAACTATTCTATGAAAGGAATAGGGGGATTTGCTCAGCATAAACTTAGAAACTCCAGCGTTTCTCACTTGGTTGTCTAGGGGCTATAGTGCTTGATGGTCAGaggagtgttttttgtttttgttttttaacttatcAGGTTTGTAACATCTCGTTCTTCACAGTCTTCCAGGACTGAAGGCAGTGAGGTCATGAagaaaaagacacacagagagctgGGCTCTTTTCTGGAGAAACCACAGCACTCTTGGAAGCCCAGGGTGTTTGTAGGGATCAACAGAAAGGCGGGTGTATACGGATGGGCAGGGATGGGGACAGAGGTGTAACGAAACAGGGGAGGCAGTCTGCAGGGGGGAAACATTCAAGGGGGAAAGCTAGAGTGGCCATTCTCTGCATATACTGTCAAATTCTATACTTGGACCAGAGGAAGGCTTCTTCATgccaggggatgggggtggggctttgCCCTTCCTTCATGGGTCTGAGGTTCTGGGGTGCTGACACAGCTCTGCCTATGTCAGTGACAGCACATTGCCTCAGGACTTCACTCAGCACTCTCTCCATTCCCTTATCTTGCTGTGGGAAGATGCTCCTGTTTCCTCCTTGCACACAAGGAGACCTGCCATCCTGCCATCATCACATCACGGGGTAGTAAGGAGCGCAGATGGGATTCAAGCCCCAGCAACACGTCTGCCTGCTCCACACAATTCTCTCCAACCACCCTACTGCCCTGttctctgttctgctttctcttttgATTTCAATACAGTACGGGGGTGGGTGGTAATACAGCTCAATGGTAGAGGATTGTCTAGCTAGTACAAGACTCTAGGGTTCTGTCCTAGCACTGCAGCTCTGCACCCCCAGCTCCCAGGCCCCTACATGATAAAGAAGGTACCTCCACAGTAATTTGGTTTACTGAGGGACAGGTATTTAAAGGGGACATGGGGTATCATTTCTGTTCATTCACAGATGGTACTGCTGCAAGCATCTCCACAGAGCCCAGATAGCTGATCTCTCCCGTGCTGAGACCTATGAAAGCTTTAAACCTAAGGAAATGCTCTGTCACCTCAGCAATCAACTGCTGCACTGCATAGGGTTCACTTACAGATGGCTGACCAACATTTGAATTTGGGGGACATAGTTTCCTTGTAGgaatatattaaatttagttttatgtgtgtgggtgttttgcttttatatacacatgtgcattgtGTACAGTCCTGGTGTACAAAAGGTCAGAAAAAGGTATCCAAagccttagaactggagttaccatgtaggtgctaggactgaacccaggtcctctgcaagagcaacaagtactcttaacctctgagccgtctctccagccccgggaATATACTAATGGGATAAAATGAAATCTACCCAGACTCTGCAAGCTGACTTGTTTCAAACCGTACcatagagaggaggaggaaaaggaggaagaagagatagagatggaggaagagaagggaaaggagaatacAATGAAGGTTTAGGGGTTTAGCTTACCAGTAGTGTTTGCCTAGGAtgcgtgaggccctgggttttctTAGTAccataaaacaacaaagaaagtagCAGTGGCTCAGTAGCCCCTTGTATAGATATTCCAGGCCCAAAAGGACTAATTCCTGACTTCCAACTGCAAAATGAGAAAGTGTGTGGCAGGAAGGGCTGCAGGGACGGGAGAAACCTACTGGTTTCCGCTCATTCCTTTCCCAAGCCTCAGCTCACTGAAGAACATCCAGAGCCTCCCCGTAGCCTGGTTGTCTAAATATCTGTGGTTATACCAAACAGTCTAGGTATAGTAGATGTGGCcactttcaaatttgtattcttGCCCCTTGGTATTGAGGCTTCCTGGACCCTAAGGATACCAAAATCTACAGATGCTCAAAACTATGTCATGTAAAGCAGTATGGTGTTTGTGTATGATCTATGTGATTGTATGCAGCTCGGCCTTCTCTAGGTGGCTTACACTGTGGAGGGCAGTGTAAATACTGTGGAGATGGTTTGGGATAttgaagagaaggagaaatgacACAGAAAAGGCCTGTGTAAATGTTCAGTTCAGACAGTAATTCTCACTCACTATTTTCTGTGATTGTTTGAATCCGTGGATGGTGACTCCATGGCTCCTGAGGGCCAGTTGTACCTTTGTCTTCATTCCCTGTGGCCGCCACAATACCCTTGGAGGGAAACGGGCAAAGGCAGCAAGAAAAGCTCGTCTCAGCTGACTTAGAATCCTCAGTTGTTAGGACAGGGACTGAGCCCAGAGAGGGGGATTTCCTCTGCCAGTGCTTCGCAGCGACAGGAGGACGGAGAGCTGGGAAGCTGACTCTGTAGGCTTGGTGTTGGGAGGGATGGGTGGGTCTTGTCTTCATGCTGTTGGAGAGAAGCTCCAGGGGGGTGGTGGCCAGCCCAGAGTTGACCCACAACAAGGGTCACACTACCTCCaaatgtgagttcaagtcctAATGGTGTTACCCCTAAGCGGCCATGCTTAAATTGTGGACCAGCAACCCTTGGTCCTTGTAGGTTGTAAGGATGGAACTGTTCGCCCATGTAGTTGACAGAGGTATGGTGCTCTCTTACCCAGGCAGTGGTATTTCCtgtactgcacacatgtgcagtgcCGAGCAGCTCCCTTCTCAGGGGCTGAGATGTCTGTCTGCCTCTTGCCTGGCCCCGGGAGAGGTCTGGCACTGGGAATGGGAGTTCTGGCCTACTAGTACATGGTAGAAAGGGGAGCCTTACTCAGCTACCGTTTTTTTCTGTGTGACATCAGTTTTCCTATACCTAAAAGGAGTGtgtttcttttaagacagggttgtattttgagacagagtttttattttattgtttagacTGGCTTTGACCaacatgggccaccatgccttgcACAGAGTCTGGATTATTGGCTTTCAAATTTTACAAGCCACAAAATCcttgtggggggggaggggtgcagaaacaggtggatctctgagtttgagcccagcctggtctccatagagagttctaggatagcAAGAGCTACAccaagagatcctgtcttaataagataaaataacgTGTTGGTACTTTAGCACATACACCAGCAAGAGCAGAGCTGTTCTGATTGTGTGATGAGGAACTCAGCACTCTCCTCGCTGCCCTTTTCCAGCTCCCCATATTCCTATCCTTGTAGACCATGTAGACTTCAGAGTCTGCAGGTTCCATCAGGTTTCAACCCAGCTTTCTCTGAATTCCCACTGAGTTCTAGCAAGCCTAGGACTATCCCCAACCCGAGGACATCAGGTAGCTCTCCCAGAGCAGACACCTTGGCTTGTCTCTGCTGGGCCCCAACAGAAGTCACCCCCTTCCCTATAGAGGGACCCAACACATGGTAACTCGTAAGATTCCTCAGGAAGCAGGCCTGGGGTGAGTATAGGGCACCTTGAACTCTCTACCCAGCAGCAGCAGTCCCACCCAGCTGTGTCTGTTTCTGAGAGGAGGCATGAGGCGTGGGAGCCTGGAGGTGACCTGCTTTGTTGGCTTCTCAGGAGAAGGCGATCAGCATCTGGGAGTCAAAGGATTTCTTCTTTGAACTTGAGCCTCTCCCTGGAGCCGTGGAAGCTGTGAAGCAGATGGCCAATCTACAGAAGTGAGTATGTCTTCCTGCCTTGGGACTCCATCCAGGCCTGCACCTTTAGCTTGCTGTCTTGCCCTTCCCTTCTCAGTCCTTCTCAGTCTTTCAGGGGCTGGAATGTGAGCAAAGGTCGGGGGTGTCATTCTGTCCTGGTAAACAGAGCTTGTGTGGACTGAAGCCCTCACTCTGTCCCCACCCTCTGGTCCTCTGCAGCCTGTCGGGACTTGGGCAGTGTGCTTCCATTTCAAGTGTAGAGTCCAGGGCTGTCAGAACACCTGCAAAGTGACTGAGTCACAGCTACTGTCAGATTCAGAACTTTTTCATCATCtctaaaagaaaatgtcaaaccTATGAGCACCTGCTCGTTCCTGGCCTTCTGTGGTTCCTAAGAACCACCgatctgctctctgcttctgggCCTGGGCCTGCTATGGACAGTTCATGTAAGTGGTAATCTAGTATGTGGTCTGGCTTCTTAAACTTAAtgcttttaaggtttatttattttgtagtgTATCTCAACACTCACTCTCTTACTCTGTGAATATATGTGACTGGGGGTGGATTTTTGTATGACTTACGTATGATGGGCAAGTGCTGTAACCATTGAGCTATACCCCCAACCACATACTTATATTTTTGACAATGGAATATAGTCAGTTGTATAGATCTGCATTTTATGTGTGTCCATTCATTACTTGATGGGCATTTggactgtttctgtcttttgtcTTTGTAAGTAGGACTGCTATGAACATTTGTGCTAACATTTGTTTGAACACCTGCTGTTAATTCTTTGGGGTATACACCTCGAAGTAAAACTGTGAAGTTGTAGGTAATtctatatttatgttttaaagaacCATCATGCCGTTTCCCATTAACTTCAGAAAGACTGCAGTTTCTTGACATATTTGTCAACACTTGTTATTGTCTTATATTTTCTAGCCATCTTGGTGGTGGATTATTACTATGGTCTCTcgttgtggtttttcttttctttttgtatctgGGTGTTTttactgcatgcatgtctgtgcaccacatgcatgcctggtgcctgcggaAGCCAAAGGAaggtgtcaggtcctctggagctagggccacagatggttctgagccaccatgtgagtgctgggagtagaacctgggtcctctagaagatcaGTGTTTTTAACTGCCGAGCCAGCTCTTCTCCAGCCCCTTAACTTTTGGTCTTATTTTTAGatcatcctatctatctatctatctacctacctacctacctacctacctacctacctacctacctacctttgtACTGCTGAGGATGGGACCAAGGGTTTTGTGCATGctagttgtcttagttacttttctgttgctgtgcagaggcaccatgaccaggacaacttataaatgaaagcatttagttggaggtttgcttacagttttgaAGAgttagtccatgaccatcatggtggggagcatggtggctgGCAGGCacacatggcactggaggagtaGTTGGGAGCTTCTATATTATCTGTAAGATGGAAGCAGAGAGATTGGAATTTGCCCTGGCTCAACCTTAAAGACACTCCCAGTGATAgctcctccagcaaggtcacaccttctaatccttatCAAACACTCCACCTGCCAGGAACCAAATATTAAAtctgtgagcctgtgggggccattgtAGTTCAAACCACCAGGTAGGTAAATGCCCCAGTTCCCATGGTCCTTGTCCCTTCCTTCCtcgcttttcttttctcttattttctttattttctcccttccttccttccttccttccttccttccttcctttctttctttctttctttctttctttctttctttctttctttctttctttttcatatagggtctcactatgtagctctggcctggaatttgcta
This window encodes:
- the Nt5m gene encoding 5'(3')-deoxyribonucleotidase, mitochondrial precursor, translated to MHRLRGCCARPRGAPLRAERSRASSRALRVLVDMDGVLADFEGGFLRKFRARFPDLPFVALEDRRGFWVSEQYGRLQPGLSEKAISIWESKDFFFELEPLPGAVEAVKQMANLQNTDVFICTSPIKMFKYCPYEKYAWVEKHFGPDFLEQIVLTRDKTVISADLLIDDRPDITGAEPHPSWEHILFTSCHNYHLQLQPPRRRLHSWADDWKAILDSKRLR